From a region of the Flavobacteriales bacterium genome:
- a CDS encoding major capsid protein, whose product MALPTINDVQLVEPVLTNMMVGYRQSAANFVAGRAFPSVPVNSGQRLFAKLTKKYFFTDGLRDRAPGDPFARLEFGVDKGTYATRQFAADYALADEVRANSQIPMELERVAIEFLAQKSLLRKELQFAADFMKTGVWGTDLATARKWNNASDGDPIGDILLASDAISGATGYVPNTLIIGYDAYRALMIHPDVVDRLKYVMATTDALVASSLPSVLGVNQILVCRANYDATNEASTFAATPIISDKALLIYNNPGAGIFDATAGKTFTWAAGGGEGTIYRYRDDARHADVLQHKEQWDQCVVAADLGYFWSDVIE is encoded by the coding sequence ATGGCACTTCCAACAATCAATGATGTTCAACTGGTCGAGCCGGTGCTGACCAACATGATGGTCGGCTACCGGCAATCGGCGGCAAACTTCGTCGCCGGTCGGGCGTTTCCTTCCGTGCCGGTGAATTCCGGACAGCGGCTCTTTGCCAAGCTGACCAAGAAGTATTTTTTCACCGACGGGCTGCGCGACCGCGCGCCCGGCGACCCGTTTGCCCGGCTGGAGTTCGGCGTGGATAAGGGGACATACGCGACCCGTCAATTCGCCGCCGACTACGCTCTCGCTGACGAGGTTCGCGCCAACTCGCAGATTCCGATGGAACTGGAGCGCGTGGCCATCGAGTTTCTGGCCCAGAAGTCGCTGCTCCGCAAGGAGTTGCAATTCGCCGCCGACTTCATGAAGACCGGCGTCTGGGGCACGGATTTAGCCACTGCCCGCAAATGGAACAACGCTTCCGACGGCGACCCCATTGGCGACATCCTGCTGGCGTCTGACGCGATCTCCGGCGCGACGGGCTACGTGCCCAACACGCTGATCATCGGTTACGACGCTTACCGCGCGTTGATGATTCACCCCGACGTGGTTGACCGCCTGAAATACGTCATGGCGACGACCGACGCGCTGGTGGCTTCATCCCTGCCGTCGGTGCTGGGCGTCAATCAGATTCTGGTTTGCCGCGCGAACTATGACGCCACTAACGAGGCGAGCACTTTCGCGGCCACACCGATCATCTCCGACAAGGCGTTGCTGATTTACAACAACCCCGGCGCGGGCATTTTCGACGCCACGGCGGGCAAGACGTTCACGTGGGCGGCCGGCGGCGGCGAAGGCACGATCTACCGCTATCGGGACGACGCGCGTCATGCCGACGTTCTGCAGCACAAGGAGCAGTGGGATCAGTGCGTGGTCGCCGCCGACCTCGGCTACTTCTGGTCGGACGTGATCGAGTAG
- a CDS encoding carbohydrate binding domain-containing protein, with the protein MSILVNGDFSDGFTGWKFHAPKGSSFDIEHGMARLTVASRSDNIQLYQAGLTLEPETRYLLTFTASSEGPHTLAVHVHRNKAPHGSYGLQNYIADVDREAKSFATYFTTPKGVLDDGRLRIWLAPYADKGSVYRIGHVSLVKAVEEPLPEPEQQPRRVIHVIARTIMSGDTLEVRYVPPDKIKVDERGDIDWDATPWRMVAVYAPDTD; encoded by the coding sequence TTGAGCATACTGGTAAATGGCGACTTTAGCGACGGCTTCACCGGCTGGAAGTTCCACGCGCCGAAGGGGAGCAGCTTCGACATTGAGCATGGCATGGCGCGGCTGACGGTGGCAAGTCGCAGTGACAACATCCAGCTATATCAGGCGGGCCTAACGCTGGAGCCGGAGACGCGCTACCTGCTGACGTTCACGGCGTCATCGGAAGGGCCGCACACGCTGGCCGTTCACGTGCATCGCAACAAAGCGCCTCATGGCTCCTACGGTCTGCAAAACTACATCGCGGACGTGGACAGGGAGGCCAAGTCATTCGCCACCTACTTCACCACGCCGAAAGGGGTGCTGGACGACGGGCGGCTGCGCATTTGGCTGGCCCCTTACGCTGATAAGGGGTCGGTCTATCGCATCGGCCACGTGTCACTGGTCAAGGCCGTCGAGGAGCCGCTACCGGAACCGGAGCAACAGCCACGGCGGGTTATCCACGTCATCGCCCGCACTATTATGTCGGGTGACACGCTCGAAGTCCGCTATGTGCCGCCGGACAAAATCAAGGTTGACGAGCGCGGCGATATTGACTGGGACGCCACGCCGTGGCGGATGGTGGCCGTTTATGCGCCCGACACGGATTAG
- a CDS encoding helix-turn-helix domain-containing protein → MTALHDAGVRPAYIAAYTGRTANGVTGWLKRNGGYTTRRMTPDECAEIERLYYDGMSIEQVAEAVGRSHGGVRYYLKQRDLFRPERTHVTPAMSDKMRTWYERGVPVASIAARLGVGEGTIYNHVPASRRRQMTDEQVAAIVASYQRGDYVSDIARATGWSERAIRDSLKSAGVYTPGRSPQRKGAGWHHHEDRIFSRHAARRNKDEY, encoded by the coding sequence ATGACCGCGCTCCATGACGCGGGCGTGCGACCGGCCTATATCGCCGCCTACACAGGCCGGACGGCCAACGGCGTGACCGGCTGGCTGAAACGCAACGGCGGCTATACGACGCGCCGGATGACGCCTGATGAGTGCGCCGAGATAGAACGGCTGTACTACGACGGCATGAGCATCGAGCAGGTGGCCGAGGCCGTCGGGCGGTCTCATGGCGGCGTGCGATACTACCTGAAGCAGCGCGACCTGTTCCGGCCCGAACGCACCCACGTCACACCTGCTATGAGTGACAAGATGCGCACGTGGTACGAGCGGGGTGTGCCGGTCGCCTCCATTGCCGCGCGGCTGGGAGTGGGCGAAGGCACGATCTACAACCACGTGCCCGCTTCGAGACGGCGGCAGATGACCGACGAGCAGGTGGCCGCGATTGTCGCGTCCTACCAGCGCGGTGATTATGTCAGTGACATTGCACGGGCCACGGGCTGGTCGGAGCGTGCAATCAGAGACAGCTTGAAATCCGCAGGCGTGTATACGCCGGGCCGGTCGCCCCAACGAAAGGGGGCGGGCTGGCATCATCATGAAGACCGTATTTTTAGCCGCCATGCGGCAAGGAGAAATAAAGATGAGTATTGA